DNA from Brucella melitensis bv. 1 str. 16M:
CCTGCAAACGCCACGAAAGCCAGCATGAAGAACGAGCCGGTGCCCGGCCCGAAAAGCCCGTCATAAAAGCCGATCAGCGGCACCAGCGTCACACCGAACAGAAATGGACCGATGCGCCGCGCGCGATCGACGTCGCCAAGGCTTGGCTTGAGGGCGAAGTAGATCGCAATTGCAATCAGCAGCATCGGCAGCGCCGCGCGCATGATGTTGACGGGAAGCACGGTTGCAAGAAGTGCGACCAGCACGGAGCCAAGGAGCGAGGCAAGAGCCTCGGGCCATTGCTGGAGAATATTCACATGCCCCTTGCGCGCATAGGCGATGGTTGCGGAGGATGAGCCGAACAGTCCTTGCAGCTTGTTCGTGCCGAGCGCCTCGACAGGCGGGATACCAAGCCAGAAGCAGGGCCGGAATGGTAATCATGCCGCCGCCACCGGCGATGGAATCGATAATGCCGGCAATGAAAGCGGCAGCCGTCAGGAGCAGGGTAAGCGAATCGAAAAATTCAGACATAGGGGGAGCCCAAGCGAGAGGTTGGCGCACCATAGAGCAGAGGTTTTCAACACGCTAGAGTGGGGGCTTACGAAATTAGCCGATAGCACCGCAGGCCGATTGTCTTGCGGCGTGCGGGGCGGTATTCATGATAATGTGTCCAGAAATTCGAGAGGTTCCATGAGCGAGAGCATTTTTGAGCGGATTTCCCCTTTTCTCAGCAAGAAAAATGCGGTGCAGCGCGTGGCTGAGGATCCGGCACTCGCCTCCGAATTGCTTTTGCTGTTGCATGTGGTGGTGGCCGACGGCAACCAGCACCCGGCGGAAATTGCGGCTTTCAAGGAAATTGCGGCGAACAATTTTGGTATTCCACCGGAAGAACTTCCCGAAGTTGCCGAATATCTCAAGGATTTCGGCTATGAGACAACCACGAAACAGGCGGCCAACATGCTGGCCGAAATGGCCCCGGAGCGCCGTCTTGCGCTGTTGAGCGATCTTATGAAAATTGCCTGTTCGGATCACCGTCTGGATCGTTCGGAAACCACGATGATCCAGCGTATTGCCAACACGCTGGGCATCAAGCCGGAAGAACTGCATAAGGTGCGGCAGGCGTCGTCTTGTGGCTGATCCGAAATTCTATCTTGGAATGGGGTGCTCGTCGGCTGTCACTTATGATGAGCTTCTGCCCCTTGCCGAAGAGGCCCTGACAAAAGGCGGGTGTTCGCGACCTGATGGTATCGCAACACTGAGCACCAAACGTGGCAATCCTGCATGGGTGCAGCTTGCGGTCCATTATGGCTGCGAATTGCGGTTCTTCGACGCTTCACGGCTTGAAGATGAAACGCCGCGGCTAAACAGCCCCTCTCAGGAAACTTTTAAAGCCGTTGGGTGCCATGGCGTGGCGGAGGCGGCTGCGCTGGCTGCCGCAGGCCCGAACGGCCATCTGGTGGTTGGGAAAATCGCATCGGCCCGGTCCACCGCCGCCCTGGCGATGGTTCCAACGTTTCCGTTATAATCGGAA
Protein-coding regions in this window:
- a CDS encoding TerB family tellurite resistance protein, producing MSESIFERISPFLSKKNAVQRVAEDPALASELLLLLHVVVADGNQHPAEIAAFKEIAANNFGIPPEELPEVAEYLKDFGYETTTKQAANMLAEMAPERRLALLSDLMKIACSDHRLDRSETTMIQRIANTLGIKPEELHKVRQASSCG
- a CDS encoding cobalamin biosynthesis protein, which codes for MADPKFYLGMGCSSAVTYDELLPLAEEALTKGGCSRPDGIATLSTKRGNPAWVQLAVHYGCELRFFDASRLEDETPRLNSPSQETFKAVGCHGVAEAAALAAAGPNGHLVVGKIASARSTAALAMVPTFPL